From the Astyanax mexicanus isolate ESR-SI-001 chromosome 9, AstMex3_surface, whole genome shotgun sequence genome, one window contains:
- the zgc:153031 gene encoding zgc:153031 produces MSGQDGAQRKPIRLIAAACNNMGIGKDGRLPWSIPSEFKFFLDKITAVSKPGKKNLLVWGRYTWFSCPEGVLPLANTLHVILTKKLRSPPELADYICEDFDEAIRLASQPPLSDLIETIWVIGGTEVYREAMEHPWCDLIYLTDIMADFDCDVFFPDFDRNIYRKQSRFPGVPHEIQEENGIKFQFQVFKKMC; encoded by the exons ATGAGCGGGCAGGACGGAGCGCAGCGGAAGCCGATACGCCTCATCGCGGCCGCCTGTAACAACATGGGCATAGGCAAAGACGGCCGGCTACCGTGGAGCATTCC GTCAGAGTTTAAGTTCTTTTTGGACAAGATCACAGCCGTGAGTAAGCCAG GAAAGAAAAACCTGCTGGTATGGGGCAGGTATACCTGGTTCTCTTGCCCAGAGGGTGTTTTACCCCTGGCCAATACTCTCCATGTGATTCTGACCAAAAAGCTGAG GTCTCCCCCAGAGCTCGCCGACTACATCTGTGAGGACTTTGATGAGGCGATCCGCTTGGCCTCACAGCCTCCACTCAGTGACCTGATAGAAACCATCTGGGTCATCGGAGGAACTGAGGTCTACAGG GAAGCTATGGAACATCCATGGTGTGATCTAATCTACCTCACTGACATCATGGCTGACTTCGACTGTGATGTTTTCTTCCCAGATTTCGATCGGAATATTTATAGGAAACAAAGCAG GTTTCCTGGTGTCCCACATGAGATCCAAGAAGAAAATGGaattaagtttcagtttcaagtcTTTAAGAAAATGTGTTGA
- the mterf2 gene encoding transcription termination factor 2, mitochondrial: protein MLRTLTVPLCQQAQLLFCLTTKSCSSSQIENGLTVNALYNLSVDISKIRKLKGWVLRQSPAYTTETATLLKDMGASGPVIARVFELHPEAVLCRPEHLEAQKELWMSVCASQRDLVGIIEKFPASFFTPPCHLDSQRANVMFFRGLGLNKRIVAKLMASAPQSFSRPVEQNEEMIQTLQKTYMELGGNETSMKVWLQKLLSQNPYVLLKPPAVLKDNLMFLQGRGFTSTELLQLLSKLKGFVTEVQPESMDLTLGYSQDMLSCTDTELRQIVLKCPALLYYSVPILADRFNGLLSAGISVQQIMETPTVLELTTQIVQYRIQKLRSYGYDIRTGSLEALNGTKKDFEMSYGKLKLRQERPLFNPVAPLRTDE from the coding sequence ATGCTGCGCACCCTGACAGTGCCCTTATGCCAGCAGGCCCAGCTGCTTTTTTGCCTCACCACCAAGTCCTGCTCTTCCAGCCAGATTGAGAACGGACTGACAGTAAATGCACTTTACAACCTGTCAGTTGACATCTCCAAGATCCGAAAGCTGAAGGGATGGGTGTTGCGTCAGAGCCCAGCTTATACCACGGAGACAGCGACTCTGTTGAAGGACATGGGGGCCAGTGGGCCGGTCATCGCTCGGGTGTTTGAACTCCACCCAGAGGCTGTCCTCTGCAGACCAGAACATTTGGAGGCTCAGAAAGAGCTGTGGATGTCAGTGTGTGCCAGCCAGAGGGATCTGGTGGGCATCATCGAGAAGTTTCCTGCCTCGTTTTTCACCCCGCCCTGCCACCTGGACAGCCAGAGAGCCAACGTCATGTTTTTCCGAGGACTGGGCCTTAATAAACGCATTGTTGCGAAGCTGATGGCCAGTGCACCGCAGAGCTTCAGCAGACCTGTGGAGCAGAATGAGGAGATGATTCAAACCCTCCAGAAGACGTACATGGAGCTAGGTGGGAATGAGACTAGTATGAAAGTCTGGCTGCAGAAGTTGCTCAGCCAGAACCCGTATGTGCTCCTGAAGCCTCCGGCAGTTTTAAAGGATAACCTGATGTTCCTGCAAGGCCGGGGCTTCACAAGCACTGAGCTCCTCCAGCTACTGTCCAAGCTTAAAGGCTTTGTCACAGAGGTCCAGCCTGAGTCTATGGACCTCACTTTGGGTTACTCCCAGGACATGCTGAGCTGCACGGACACTGAACTCAGACAGATCGTGCTTAAGTGCCCGGCCTTGCTCTACTACTCTGTGCCCATCTTGGCAGACAGGTTCAACGGACTTCTTAGTGCAGGAATCAGTGTGCAGCAGATCATGGAGACACCAACAGTCCTGGAGCTGACCACACAGATTGTTCAGTATCGTATACAGAAACTGCGCTCTTATGGTTATGACATACGGACAGGCAGTCTGGAGGCCCTCAATGGCACCAAGAAGGACTTTGAGATGAGCTATGGGAAACTGAAACTGAGGCAAGAGAGGCCACTATTTAACCCTGTAGCCCCTCTTAGGACAGATGAGTGa